CCTGGGACGAGCGCCCGTGCTTCTTGTTACGGGGCAACCGCGGGATCTCCTTGGCTTCGGATTGGTTGTGATGTGGCCGGAAGCGCTTGCACTTGCAGGAGGTGACCAAGCGGGTCTTGTAAGTCCGAGTGTTGCCGTCGGGACAGCGCAGCTGCACCCGGCGGGTCCGCGAGTGCGCCGGAATGCAGCGGTAGTCCGAAGCCCCGCCGCCACTCCTCCACCACTTCCCGCGGCCGATGGAGTTGGGCATGAGGTGCGAGGGAAGGCACTGGCCCGAGCACACCAGCTCCTTCACCAGCTTGGCGCTGCGACAGGATCCGTCTGTGATGTAGCGGGTGGAACGCAGCTCCCTGCAGCTCAGCTCCGAGGCGCCTGGGAGGCAAAAGCGGGataccaactggttatgcaatagttaaagtgaatAAGAATCATTGAACGCAAGTACATTTTTgcagcttcagttgacatttcatttcgaattgcacggaaatttgcgaggtttaatttgatatttttacacaatttgtcaatatgggctttaaaggaaagctgtgaatctattattaacccaagatatttgtattggctgacaatttgctttttttctccattaacaagtatgtcggggtcaggtgatactccatttgttttagtgaaatacatgcctacagttttagaaacgtttagctgttaGTTCAGTTCATAACGTCAGCAAAGCAACGAGAATACGTTTTGATGTCAAACAAGCCTGAGCCAGTGCTAGctagctttttttcttctcagtaaGCGCTacgcaagtaaataaaataaaaaagcaaaaaaaaaaaaacgttttgtgcTTAGATCATGTATTTCTttatcaaaacaagttttgtatATAATTTACAGTGTTCGGCCATGACCAGTTAAACAGGCGTTGAATCAGCACTTCTGCTTTTaacaggttttatttttattttttttattatacatcTGCTTGACTatagagtgtgagtacttttaccACCACTCTCAATTTATGATCATGTCGATCAGAGGGAATTGGATAGATTGAACGCATGTCGAGGCTACATCTTGAAGCATTTTAGACTTATAGGGATTTTAGGGATGGATTGTGCTGCCAAAATGGACAGCTAAAGAAATTAGAAGTAAACTAAATGAAGTAATTCGATAAAAACAATGGAGTACagtttatgtttaaaacaaagacTGGGGCAGCAGGGGGATGGAATGAGGTTCCCCACCCAAAACGGCaaatttaagaatttttttatgttgcgTTTGGTCGCTTGTAAGCAGTTTTGCTCATAGTTGTCGACAAGAACCCGTAGCCTGGACTCTAATTTGTTACAGTTGGCTTGCATATTTTAAGTCGAAAGGATAAGCTCAGAGCCTCAGCCTTTCCTTGCCCCTTGGTTGCTTGCTACTGattaacatcagtgtgtaaatcATGGCACATATTTTGTATGAGGAAAATCTCACGGTACACCAccatacaaaaatgtcacaaaaagtatacataCAGAAATAATGACAGGTACACATATTACACAGGTAAATTGTACCGTTCTCCACCTCctgaaagagcatttaattgttctgcaagTCACTaaatgtcgctggcatagatagatgaacaaagacacattatttgtagaagaaaataattttgggaacaattaagtgaaactggatcaTTTTCCCCAGAACACCGGATGAGTTCTTGTAGCACTTGGGAATCACGGCACTAAATGACTGTTTAGGTTTTTTATTGAACTGAGCAAAAATGAGCGTTCTTTGGTATTTTCGGACCCCGCAAGGGACTGACGACCACTCCATggggtaccccgcctgctgtcagctgggataggctccagttacccATGACCCGCTGGATCAAAACCGGATGGAAGGACCggagtttttccccatttgaaatGGATTAATGCATAACTGTTGGTTAATGTTTCAAATGCCTGTCCTTAATTGCAATTACGTCATCCAGTTACAGCACACTTTGCTTTTTTTACAATCAAAAAGCAACCATATTTAGCGACAGTGGAAGCCGTGGAGATGAGCATTTGTTAATTTAATTCCATCCGTGTTCCCCAACGGTTCAAGCCTCCGTGCGCAGACGTCCAGCTGGCAGTCATCAGCTGATGCGGAGGAGCCAGTAAAGCGCTCCATCAAACCTAATGGAGCTCTGAGCTACAGGGGAGGCCTGGCACACACGGTCACGCTGGGAACTCGGCAAAGTGCTGACGGAAGACGAAACGGCCGCCTCTTTAAGGCACCAAACAGACCTGAGAAAACAGCCATCTTAAATTTCGGCTGCATCTTTTTAGCGGACACATGCAAGAGCTATTGTgttggctttttgtttttgttttctttctttctactGGCAGCGTGTTGAAAGACCCAAACAAACAACGGGCGGCGGATCTGCTTTCCTGTGGGCCCGCTTCACAAAAAAGGGACCAACAAAAGGATTCATGAGAAGCGACTTCCGTTTTATTctcccagagaaaacccaatcCCGATGTTTTTCTGTGGCCGCAATACACGACGGCGGCTCGCACGATCACTCCGAGGTCGGCTCGG
The sequence above is a segment of the Phycodurus eques isolate BA_2022a chromosome 19, UOR_Pequ_1.1, whole genome shotgun sequence genome. Coding sequences within it:
- the sost gene encoding sclerostin: MHAAPPLLLSLLLLRGCCCASAAAGKARRQVPNDGTELVPEYTHNSDRNNNTMNNNNNRAKTGGRASNSVSYSASELSCRELRSTRYITDGSCRSAKLVKELVCSGQCLPSHLMPNSIGRGKWWRSGGGASDYRCIPAHSRTRRVQLRCPDGNTRTYKTRLVTSCKCKRFRPHHNQSEAKEIPRLPRNKKHGRSSQDRTKNNTPLTDNAY